Proteins found in one Pontibacter sp. SGAir0037 genomic segment:
- the argH gene encoding argininosuccinate lyase: MKLWQKGIPVQEEIERFTVGKDRELDLELAPFDILGSLAHTRMLASVGLLEQDDLAAVQAELKQLYLEVAAGKFTIEDGVEDVHSQVEMLLTQRIGDAGKKIHSGRSRNDQVLLDLKLYMRHRLREVVEATETLFHTLQSLSEEHREKLLPGYTHFQVAMPSSFGLWFGAYAESLVDDLLLVQAAYRISNKNPLGSAAGYGSSFPLNRQMTTDLLGFDSLNYNVVYAQMGRGKTERSVSMALASVAATLGRMAMDLCLYMSQNFSFVTLPDELTTGSSIMPHKKNPDVFEIMRGRCNKLQALPNEIALITGNLPSGYHREMQLLKESLLPAFTELLSCLEMANYMLPKLIVKSDIMKNDLYKYAFSVETVNNEVLQGVPFRDAYKNIAAAIAEGTFEAPSEVNHSHEGSIGNLCTAQIKKQMEQVIQKFDFAKVDQAIAQLLA, translated from the coding sequence ATGAAACTTTGGCAGAAAGGCATCCCGGTACAGGAAGAAATAGAGCGTTTTACGGTTGGCAAAGACAGGGAGCTGGACCTGGAACTGGCTCCGTTCGATATATTGGGTTCTTTGGCTCATACCCGTATGCTGGCAAGTGTAGGCCTGCTGGAGCAGGACGATCTGGCTGCCGTTCAGGCAGAACTTAAGCAACTATACCTGGAAGTAGCTGCCGGTAAATTTACGATAGAGGATGGGGTAGAAGACGTGCATTCTCAGGTGGAGATGCTGCTGACACAACGCATTGGCGATGCTGGTAAAAAGATCCACAGTGGCCGCTCCCGAAACGACCAGGTGCTGCTCGACCTGAAGCTGTATATGCGCCATCGTTTAAGAGAGGTAGTGGAGGCAACTGAAACGTTATTTCATACACTTCAGTCGCTGAGCGAGGAACATAGAGAGAAGCTACTGCCAGGTTACACGCACTTCCAGGTGGCCATGCCTTCTTCTTTCGGTTTATGGTTCGGTGCCTATGCCGAAAGCCTGGTGGATGATCTGCTATTGGTGCAGGCGGCTTACCGCATCAGCAACAAAAACCCCTTGGGCTCTGCAGCAGGTTATGGTTCTTCTTTTCCGCTGAACCGCCAGATGACAACTGATCTGCTTGGCTTCGACAGTCTGAACTATAATGTCGTGTATGCCCAGATGGGCCGCGGTAAAACGGAGCGTAGCGTGAGCATGGCTCTCGCTTCAGTAGCTGCTACACTAGGCAGAATGGCCATGGATCTGTGCCTGTACATGAGCCAGAATTTCTCCTTTGTAACGTTACCCGACGAGTTGACCACCGGCTCCAGCATTATGCCGCACAAGAAGAACCCGGATGTCTTTGAAATTATGCGCGGCCGCTGCAACAAACTACAGGCTTTGCCAAACGAGATTGCACTCATAACAGGCAACTTACCTTCCGGATATCATCGTGAGATGCAGTTGCTGAAGGAAAGTCTGTTGCCGGCCTTTACAGAACTGCTCAGCTGCCTGGAGATGGCTAATTACATGCTGCCGAAGCTTATTGTGAAATCCGACATCATGAAAAACGACCTGTACAAGTATGCCTTTAGTGTGGAGACAGTAAATAACGAGGTGCTGCAGGGAGTGCCGTTCCGGGATGCTTACAAGAACATTGCGGCAGCCATTGCCGAAGGTACCTTTGAGGCTCCTTCCGAAGTAAACCATTCACACGAAGGCAGTATCGGAAACCTGTGTACAGCGCAGATAAAGAAGCAGATGGAGCAGGTAATCCAGAAGTTCGATTTTGCTAAAGTTGACCAGGCGATTGCTCAACTGCTCGCATAG
- a CDS encoding M20 family metallo-hydrolase — MPDHTTQLHFLYEEALNLLKKLISIQSFSREEDKTADAIFTFLEKHEVKAHRHLNNVWAFNKYYNPSLPTILLNSHHDTVKPNPGWTLNPLEPLEQEGKLYGLGSNDAGGCLTSLIAAFLYFYPQQALKYNFVLAATAEEEVSGTSGLELVLPQLGDIDFAIVGEPTQMHLAVAEKGLLVLDCEAKGKSGHAAREEGVNAIYEALQDINWFRHYQFNKISETLGPIKMSVTVIQAGTQHNVVPDTCKFTVDVRVTDAYTLEEVLQVIRENVKADVTPRSVRLQPSSIPVDHAIVQAGLNLGRYTYGSPTTSDQALLRVPSLKLGPGDSARSHTADEFIYLHEIKEGIQLYIQMLEKIAF; from the coding sequence GTGCCAGACCACACAACACAACTCCATTTCCTTTACGAAGAGGCGCTAAACCTTCTGAAGAAACTGATCAGTATACAATCTTTTAGCAGGGAAGAAGATAAAACAGCCGATGCTATTTTTACTTTTCTGGAAAAGCACGAGGTAAAAGCGCACCGGCACTTAAACAACGTCTGGGCATTTAACAAATACTATAACCCATCTTTGCCGACGATCCTGCTTAACTCGCACCACGATACGGTAAAGCCAAACCCAGGGTGGACCTTAAACCCTTTGGAACCACTGGAGCAGGAAGGAAAACTGTACGGACTTGGAAGCAACGATGCAGGCGGCTGTTTAACCAGTCTGATAGCAGCTTTCCTGTACTTCTACCCGCAGCAAGCGTTAAAATACAATTTTGTACTGGCCGCAACTGCCGAAGAAGAGGTTTCCGGTACAAGCGGGCTGGAACTGGTGCTGCCTCAGTTAGGTGATATTGACTTTGCCATTGTAGGTGAGCCTACGCAAATGCACTTGGCTGTTGCTGAAAAAGGCCTGCTGGTACTCGATTGTGAAGCAAAGGGAAAATCCGGTCATGCAGCCAGAGAAGAAGGTGTTAATGCTATTTACGAGGCGCTGCAGGATATCAACTGGTTTCGTCACTATCAGTTTAACAAAATTTCGGAGACACTTGGTCCAATTAAGATGTCCGTTACCGTTATACAGGCAGGTACGCAGCATAATGTGGTGCCCGACACCTGTAAATTTACAGTAGATGTGCGGGTAACGGATGCCTATACGTTAGAAGAGGTATTACAAGTGATCAGGGAAAATGTAAAAGCAGACGTAACACCCCGTTCTGTGCGCTTACAACCTTCCAGTATTCCCGTAGATCATGCCATCGTACAGGCTGGCCTCAACCTTGGTCGCTATACCTACGGTTCCCCCACCACATCAGACCAGGCATTACTAAGGGTGCCATCCTTAAAACTTGGGCCCGGCGACTCTGCCCGTTCCCATACAGCAGATGAATTCATCTACCTGCACGAGATCAAAGAGGGCATACAGCTATACATCCAAATGCTGGAAAAAATAGCTTTTTGA
- the proC gene encoding pyrroline-5-carboxylate reductase, which produces MNTIHKKIAIIGGGNMGKALAKGLVAAGTYTASDITLTRRNTRLLEDMAQEGFQVKADNATAVAEADVVVLSILPQQLDAVLDNIAEQVQEQKHLFISIVTGVKVSDIVKRIGKRVEVVRAMPNTAIAIRESMTCISSHEASAENRALVKEIFEAVGETVEIEEELMTSATALCACGIAFFLRSIRAAAQGGTEIGFHASEALRMAAQTAKGAASLLLLNGSHPENEIDKVTSPKGCTIAGLNEMEHHGFSSAMIKGIKLSSGKAEQLYKSE; this is translated from the coding sequence ATGAATACAATCCACAAGAAAATAGCCATTATCGGTGGCGGCAACATGGGGAAAGCCCTGGCAAAAGGGCTTGTAGCTGCTGGTACATACACGGCCTCGGATATAACCTTAACCAGGAGAAACACCAGATTGCTGGAGGACATGGCCCAGGAAGGGTTTCAGGTAAAAGCTGATAATGCCACAGCTGTAGCAGAGGCAGATGTGGTGGTGCTGAGCATTTTGCCACAGCAACTGGATGCCGTGCTGGATAACATTGCCGAACAGGTCCAGGAGCAGAAGCATCTGTTTATATCTATTGTAACAGGTGTAAAGGTATCTGATATAGTAAAGCGCATAGGTAAAAGAGTAGAGGTGGTGCGGGCTATGCCCAATACAGCTATTGCCATTCGCGAATCCATGACCTGTATCTCCAGCCACGAAGCCTCAGCCGAGAACCGTGCTTTGGTGAAGGAGATTTTTGAAGCCGTAGGAGAGACCGTAGAAATAGAAGAGGAGCTGATGACTTCTGCCACCGCACTTTGCGCCTGCGGCATTGCTTTCTTCCTGCGTTCTATTCGTGCTGCGGCACAGGGAGGTACCGAAATTGGTTTTCATGCAAGCGAGGCCTTGCGTATGGCAGCGCAAACAGCCAAAGGTGCAGCTTCACTGCTTTTATTGAATGGCAGCCATCCAGAAAATGAGATTGATAAGGTAACCTCACCTAAGGGCTGTACCATTGCGGGTCTGAATGAAATGGAGCACCACGGCTTCAGTTCTGCGATGATCAAAGGCATTAAGCTGTCATCGGGCAAAGCAGAGCAGTTGTATAAGAGCGAGTAA
- the argB gene encoding acetylglutamate kinase: MQDLTIVKIGGNVVDSPVELLQFLRDFAALPGFKLLVHGGGKIATTMGQRLGIEPNMVDGRRITDTETLELVTMVYGGLVNKNIVAQLQALSSNAIGLTGADANCIRATKRPVKTIDYGFVGDVAGAEAINTTTLSALFQAGLVPVLAPLTHDGQGIMLNTNADTIASVLAVAFASLYRVKLLYCFEKKGVLLNPEDDDSVVRHLNPAKFEEMRMTGQVSKGMLPKLDNAFHALQQGVYQVVIGQSHYLQEMASDAQEGTLLSLQAS; encoded by the coding sequence ATGCAAGACCTTACGATAGTTAAAATTGGTGGCAATGTGGTGGACTCTCCTGTAGAGCTGCTTCAATTTTTAAGAGACTTCGCTGCTTTACCAGGGTTTAAGTTGCTGGTGCATGGTGGGGGTAAAATAGCCACCACCATGGGGCAGCGCCTGGGAATAGAGCCTAATATGGTGGATGGCCGCCGCATAACTGATACAGAGACGCTGGAACTGGTCACGATGGTATACGGTGGTCTGGTAAATAAAAACATTGTAGCGCAGCTACAGGCCCTGAGCAGCAATGCGATTGGTTTAACAGGTGCCGACGCTAACTGCATACGAGCGACAAAGCGCCCTGTTAAAACCATCGATTACGGTTTCGTGGGTGATGTGGCAGGAGCAGAGGCAATTAACACCACCACCTTGTCCGCCCTGTTTCAGGCAGGACTGGTGCCTGTGCTGGCACCGCTTACGCACGACGGGCAGGGCATTATGCTCAATACCAACGCAGATACCATTGCCTCTGTTCTGGCAGTTGCCTTTGCCTCCTTATACCGAGTGAAACTGCTTTATTGCTTCGAAAAAAAGGGCGTGCTGCTGAACCCTGAGGACGATGATTCTGTGGTACGCCACCTAAACCCGGCAAAGTTCGAGGAAATGCGCATGACAGGCCAGGTTTCAAAAGGTATGCTGCCCAAGCTGGACAATGCTTTTCATGCTTTGCAGCAGGGCGTGTACCAGGTGGTGATCGGGCAGTCGCATTACCTGCAAGAAATGGCGTCCGATGCGCAGGAGGGGACTTTGCTCTCGCTGCAGGCTTCATAG
- a CDS encoding acetylornithine carbamoyltransferase: protein MKQYTSVHDVTDLDALVKEALQLKENPSQHKSLGQNKTLGLIFLNPSLRTRLSTQKAALNLGMNVMVMNLDKEGWALETEDGAIMNGTTVEHIKEAAAVMGQYCDIIGIRSFPKLQNRDEDYSEYLLHKFISYAKVPIVSLESATRHPLQSLADLLTIKENTPAGKRPKVVLSWAPHVKAIPQCVANSFAEWMQQADVELVITHPEGYDLAEEFTKGATVTTNQDEALQNADYVYVKNWSSYTQYGKVLTDGAGWMMTNEKLALTNNAKVMHCLPVRRNVELSDEILDGPDSLVLEQANNRTFAAQAVLKRMLENL from the coding sequence ATGAAACAATATACTTCTGTGCATGATGTTACCGACCTCGATGCGTTGGTAAAAGAAGCGCTGCAACTGAAAGAAAATCCATCTCAGCATAAAAGCCTGGGGCAAAATAAAACCCTGGGTCTCATTTTCCTGAACCCTAGTCTGCGTACCCGCCTCAGCACACAGAAAGCAGCCCTTAACCTGGGCATGAATGTAATGGTGATGAACCTCGACAAAGAGGGATGGGCACTGGAAACTGAAGACGGAGCTATTATGAACGGTACTACTGTGGAGCACATCAAAGAAGCGGCGGCCGTAATGGGGCAGTACTGCGACATTATCGGAATACGCTCTTTCCCGAAGCTGCAGAACCGCGACGAAGACTATAGCGAATACCTGTTACATAAATTTATCAGTTATGCCAAAGTGCCGATTGTCAGCTTAGAATCAGCTACACGTCACCCCTTGCAGAGCCTGGCAGATTTACTGACCATCAAAGAAAATACACCTGCCGGAAAGCGGCCAAAAGTAGTATTAAGCTGGGCTCCACACGTCAAAGCCATACCACAATGTGTAGCCAATTCTTTTGCAGAGTGGATGCAGCAGGCCGATGTAGAACTGGTAATTACACATCCTGAAGGTTACGACCTGGCAGAGGAATTTACCAAAGGCGCAACCGTTACTACGAACCAGGACGAAGCCCTGCAAAACGCGGACTATGTGTATGTGAAAAACTGGTCGAGCTATACCCAATATGGCAAAGTACTTACAGATGGAGCAGGTTGGATGATGACCAATGAAAAACTTGCCCTGACGAATAATGCCAAGGTAATGCACTGCCTGCCTGTTCGCCGTAATGTAGAGTTGAGCGATGAAATTCTGGACGGACCTGATTCGCTGGTACTGGAGCAAGCCAATAACCGTACTTTCGCGGCTCAGGCAGTGCTGAAACGAATGCTGGAAAATCTGTAA
- a CDS encoding aspartate aminotransferase family protein, translated as MNLFDVYPLFDINPVRGQGCYVWDDKGNRYLDLYGGHAVISIGHSHPHYVKRIARQLYDIGFYSNSVQMPMQEELAEKLGELSGYTDYSLFLCNSGAEANENALKVASFHTGRKKVITFKKGFHGRTSAAVAATDNPSIIAPINETDNYIFLPLNDSAAFEEAILQYGDQLAAVMVEGIQGVGGVYIPDTAFLQTVAAACKKTGALLILDEVQSGYGRSGKFFAHQYANITPDLITVAKGMGNGFPIAGVLINPAIEARHGMLGTTFGGNYLACAAGIAVLEVMKKENLVQNAQQMGQRLMQELRTLPNIREVRGLGLMIGVELEEPCGPIRKQLLEEHQIFTGSSSDKNTLRLLPPLNMGAREADKFLTAFESILYSLQPQS; from the coding sequence ATGAACCTCTTTGATGTATATCCTCTCTTTGATATAAACCCCGTGCGTGGGCAAGGCTGCTACGTTTGGGACGACAAAGGCAACCGTTACCTCGATCTCTATGGAGGACATGCCGTTATCTCGATTGGCCATAGCCACCCGCACTATGTAAAACGCATAGCCAGACAACTATATGATATCGGCTTCTATTCCAATTCGGTGCAGATGCCCATGCAGGAAGAGCTGGCTGAAAAACTGGGGGAACTCTCCGGCTATACCGATTATAGCCTTTTTCTCTGCAACTCAGGCGCCGAAGCAAACGAAAATGCACTTAAAGTTGCTTCATTCCATACAGGCCGCAAAAAAGTAATTACTTTTAAAAAAGGATTTCATGGCAGGACTTCTGCAGCGGTGGCCGCTACAGACAATCCTTCTATTATTGCGCCCATCAACGAGACGGATAATTACATTTTCCTTCCGCTAAACGATTCCGCAGCATTCGAAGAAGCTATACTACAGTACGGAGACCAACTGGCTGCGGTCATGGTGGAGGGTATACAGGGCGTGGGCGGTGTATATATACCAGATACAGCCTTTTTACAAACTGTTGCGGCTGCCTGCAAAAAAACAGGTGCGCTGCTTATACTCGACGAAGTTCAGTCTGGCTACGGACGCTCCGGCAAATTCTTTGCACATCAATACGCTAATATTACACCTGATCTGATCACGGTGGCAAAAGGCATGGGTAACGGTTTTCCAATAGCAGGCGTGCTGATCAATCCGGCTATTGAAGCCCGTCATGGAATGCTCGGCACCACCTTTGGCGGCAATTACCTGGCCTGCGCAGCTGGCATTGCCGTGCTGGAAGTAATGAAGAAAGAAAACCTGGTGCAGAATGCCCAACAAATGGGGCAGCGCCTGATGCAGGAACTGCGTACCTTGCCAAACATACGCGAAGTACGCGGGCTCGGGCTGATGATAGGCGTAGAGTTGGAAGAACCATGCGGGCCTATCCGCAAGCAACTCCTGGAAGAGCACCAAATTTTTACGGGTTCCTCGTCAGATAAAAATACTTTAAGGCTGCTGCCACCGCTCAACATGGGCGCCCGCGAAGCCGATAAGTTTTTAACTGCTTTTGAATCTATTCTTTATTCTTTACAACCACAGTCTTAA
- the argC gene encoding N-acetyl-gamma-glutamyl-phosphate reductase gives MGNGKIKAGIIGGAGYTGGEMLRLLINHPHVELVFVHSNSQAGKPVTNTHTDLLGDTELTFSDSYAQEVDVLFLCVGHGAAKTFLSENEFPAQTRIIDLSQDFRWKGLATNAAPVTLADKTFVYGLPELQREKIKQAQHIANPGCFATAIQLALLPLAAKGYLTEEVHVSGITGSTGAGQSLSPTSHYSWRSSNISSYKVLNHQHLNEVGRSLHELQQGEQVPTVHFVPYRGPFTRGILCTSYLKSNLTLEEATALYSTYYSSHPFVWLSPANPDLKQVVNTNKCLLYLEKQGEMLVVTSMIDNLLKGASGQAVQNMNLLFGLEETAGLKLKPSGF, from the coding sequence ATGGGCAACGGAAAAATAAAAGCGGGCATCATAGGCGGAGCCGGTTATACAGGAGGCGAAATGCTGCGCCTCCTGATCAACCACCCGCACGTGGAGCTGGTTTTTGTGCACAGTAACAGCCAGGCCGGAAAACCTGTCACCAATACGCATACCGATCTTTTAGGCGATACAGAGCTAACTTTCTCTGATTCTTATGCGCAGGAGGTAGACGTGCTGTTTCTGTGTGTAGGACACGGCGCGGCAAAGACTTTTCTTTCAGAAAATGAATTTCCAGCTCAAACCAGGATTATAGATCTGAGCCAGGACTTTCGCTGGAAAGGGCTTGCCACTAATGCGGCACCTGTTACCCTGGCAGATAAAACCTTTGTCTATGGTTTGCCAGAGCTGCAGCGTGAAAAAATTAAGCAGGCACAGCATATTGCTAACCCTGGTTGCTTTGCCACGGCTATTCAGCTGGCTCTTTTGCCTCTGGCGGCTAAAGGTTATCTCACGGAAGAGGTGCATGTAAGCGGCATTACGGGTAGTACGGGAGCAGGTCAGAGTTTAAGCCCGACCTCGCATTACAGCTGGCGCAGCAGTAATATTTCCAGCTATAAGGTACTAAACCACCAGCACCTGAACGAAGTGGGGCGCAGTCTGCATGAACTACAGCAAGGAGAGCAAGTGCCAACGGTACACTTTGTGCCTTACCGCGGACCCTTTACCAGGGGCATCCTTTGCACCAGCTACCTGAAAAGTAACCTGACTCTGGAAGAGGCAACAGCGCTATACAGCACGTACTACAGCAGCCACCCGTTTGTATGGTTGTCTCCAGCCAATCCCGATCTGAAGCAGGTGGTAAACACCAACAAATGCCTGCTGTACCTCGAGAAACAAGGAGAAATGCTGGTAGTAACAAGCATGATCGATAACCTGTTAAAAGGCGCATCGGGCCAGGCCGTGCAAAACATGAACCTGCTTTTCGGGCTGGAAGAAACTGCAGGACTAAAGCTAAAACCTTCCGGGTTTTAG
- the argG gene encoding argininosuccinate synthase, with amino-acid sequence MKKVVLAFSGGLDTSYCALYLANELGLEVYSAIVDTGGFSQEELQEVERRAYALGVKQHVHLDETNYFYRSCIKYMIFGNVLKNNTYPLSVSAERVTQALSIANYAKSIGADCVAHGSTGAGNDQVRFDMVFQAIIPDVEIITPIRDKKLSREAEIEYLKQHGVEMDFKKAQYSINKGIWGTSVGGKETLTSHLPLPEEAFPTQLSKHEPERITLHFLNGEPVGLNDEKFANPVEVIQRLQEIAGPFAIGRDIHIGDTIIGIKGRVGFEAAAPMVIIKAHHALEKHTLTKWQLYWKDQLATWYGNWLHEGQLLDPTMRNIETFLESTQQTVTGKVHVLLASYRFQVEGIESEHDLMSDKFGSYGEMNRAWTADDVKGFTKIFGNQTKLYHTVNSASEEWATEK; translated from the coding sequence ATGAAAAAAGTAGTGCTAGCTTTTAGCGGTGGGCTTGATACTTCGTATTGCGCCCTTTATCTGGCTAACGAACTAGGCCTTGAAGTATACTCTGCCATAGTAGATACAGGTGGTTTCTCGCAGGAGGAGCTGCAGGAAGTAGAACGTCGTGCGTATGCACTGGGTGTAAAGCAACACGTACACCTCGACGAAACAAACTATTTTTACAGGAGCTGCATTAAGTACATGATCTTCGGCAATGTGCTGAAAAATAATACTTATCCGCTTTCTGTAAGTGCAGAGCGTGTGACCCAGGCCTTAAGCATAGCTAATTACGCCAAAAGCATAGGCGCTGATTGTGTGGCTCATGGCAGTACGGGAGCAGGAAACGACCAGGTTCGTTTCGACATGGTGTTCCAGGCTATTATCCCGGATGTAGAAATTATCACTCCGATCCGCGACAAGAAACTTTCCCGTGAAGCCGAAATAGAATACCTGAAGCAGCATGGGGTAGAGATGGACTTCAAAAAAGCACAATACTCCATTAACAAAGGTATCTGGGGAACATCGGTAGGTGGCAAAGAAACCCTTACTTCGCACCTGCCTTTGCCGGAAGAAGCTTTCCCGACACAACTGAGCAAGCACGAGCCGGAGCGTATTACCCTGCACTTCCTGAACGGGGAGCCGGTTGGGTTAAACGATGAAAAGTTTGCAAACCCGGTGGAGGTGATCCAGCGACTACAGGAAATAGCCGGGCCTTTTGCTATTGGCCGTGATATTCATATAGGAGATACGATTATCGGTATAAAAGGCCGCGTTGGTTTTGAAGCAGCAGCACCAATGGTGATTATAAAAGCGCACCATGCCCTGGAAAAGCACACGCTTACGAAATGGCAGCTATACTGGAAAGACCAGCTGGCTACCTGGTACGGTAACTGGCTGCACGAAGGGCAACTGCTGGACCCAACCATGCGCAACATCGAGACTTTTCTGGAAAGCACCCAGCAAACAGTAACAGGCAAGGTACATGTACTACTGGCGTCTTACCGCTTTCAGGTTGAAGGCATTGAGAGTGAGCATGACCTGATGAGCGACAAGTTTGGCAGCTACGGCGAGATGAACCGCGCCTGGACAGCAGACGACGTAAAAGGATTCACAAAAATATTCGGTAACCAGACAAAGCTGTACCACACGGTAAACAGTGCTTCAGAAGAATGGGCAACGGAAAAATAA
- a CDS encoding GNAT family N-acetyltransferase, whose protein sequence is MTNLSEFVVVVANESHVTYAQQICDEMESSAKARGTGIAKRKPEYVAKKMEEGKAVIALHPDGKWAGFCYIETWGHGKYVANSGLIVSPDLRKSGLARQIKQRVFELSRTKYPDAKIFGLTTALAVMKINSSLGYKPVTYSELTDDEEFWKGCQSCVNFEILTAKNRSNCLCTAMLFDPAQATDFVPLPVVEQKQAPKSSPLQERWRRYRQHLAVQPVALANQGEKQAS, encoded by the coding sequence ATGACCAACTTGTCTGAATTTGTAGTTGTTGTGGCCAATGAAAGCCACGTAACTTATGCGCAGCAAATCTGCGATGAGATGGAGTCTTCAGCCAAAGCCAGAGGTACTGGTATAGCCAAGCGCAAGCCTGAGTACGTGGCCAAGAAGATGGAGGAGGGGAAAGCTGTTATTGCACTGCACCCGGACGGAAAATGGGCAGGTTTCTGCTACATCGAGACCTGGGGTCATGGTAAATACGTGGCCAACTCCGGTTTGATCGTTTCACCGGACCTGCGCAAGAGTGGCCTTGCCCGCCAGATAAAACAACGGGTTTTCGAGCTTTCACGCACGAAGTATCCCGATGCAAAAATCTTTGGTTTAACCACAGCCCTGGCCGTTATGAAGATCAACTCCAGTTTAGGGTACAAACCTGTCACCTATTCTGAACTGACCGATGATGAGGAATTCTGGAAAGGCTGCCAGAGCTGTGTCAACTTCGAGATTTTAACTGCCAAGAACCGCAGCAACTGCCTTTGCACCGCCATGCTTTTCGATCCGGCACAGGCCACTGACTTTGTGCCACTGCCGGTAGTAGAGCAGAAGCAGGCACCAAAAAGCAGCCCGCTGCAGGAGCGCTGGAGACGTTACCGCCAGCACCTGGCCGTACAGCCGGTGGCCTTGGCTAACCAGGGCGAAAAACAAGCATCTTAA
- a CDS encoding aspartyl protease family protein, which translates to MSPLQAQVFEFPNDSVTFNHNRKSVKIPFKLVHNLIIIPVRINDSQPLNFILDTGVKNMLITKLHYNDSLQLKNPKKISIQGLGAGEALEAMHSTGNRLYLKGISGENQIVFVLLQDVLDLSMRMGMPIHGLIGYDIFKNFIVKVNYSSRVLTLYKPDAQVKLKKKSEVYPLEIDGNKAYLYAHVKQFNGDTLKVKLIVDTGASNTISLYLPSHERLELPPKVLEAYLGRGLSGDITGKIGRINSISFGRHNLENLPVAYPNEDDIRLALNISNRNGHLGADILKRFTVIFDYPHKRIVFEPNNKYKSPFNYNLAGFEVSTPLPGINIYYISHVVAESPASKLGIKVGDQLLSIDGKDCMELDINQLLEVLESRPGKKLKLKMRREHIPYHLDLVLQDKI; encoded by the coding sequence GTGTCTCCGTTACAGGCACAGGTTTTTGAGTTTCCCAACGATTCTGTTACCTTCAACCATAACAGAAAGAGCGTTAAAATTCCTTTCAAGCTTGTCCATAACCTCATCATTATTCCAGTCAGGATAAACGACTCACAGCCTCTTAACTTTATTTTAGATACAGGTGTTAAAAACATGCTGATTACGAAGCTGCATTACAACGACTCCCTGCAGCTCAAAAATCCAAAGAAAATTTCCATACAGGGTTTAGGGGCAGGGGAAGCACTGGAAGCCATGCACTCTACCGGCAACAGGCTGTATTTAAAAGGCATATCAGGCGAAAACCAGATTGTATTCGTGCTGCTACAGGATGTGCTTGATTTATCGATGCGTATGGGCATGCCGATCCATGGCCTGATCGGCTATGATATCTTTAAAAATTTTATTGTAAAGGTAAACTACAGCAGCCGGGTATTAACCCTATACAAACCCGATGCGCAGGTGAAATTAAAAAAGAAATCTGAAGTTTATCCGCTGGAAATAGACGGAAACAAGGCTTATTTGTATGCCCATGTAAAGCAGTTTAATGGAGATACATTAAAGGTGAAGCTAATTGTAGATACAGGAGCCAGCAATACAATTTCTCTTTACCTGCCCAGCCATGAGCGCCTGGAGCTACCCCCTAAAGTTTTGGAGGCTTACCTGGGCCGTGGGCTAAGTGGCGATATAACCGGAAAGATAGGTCGAATCAACAGCATTTCGTTTGGAAGGCACAACCTCGAGAACCTGCCTGTTGCCTATCCTAACGAAGACGATATCAGGCTTGCACTCAATATATCGAACCGCAATGGTCACCTGGGTGCAGATATCTTAAAGAGGTTCACGGTTATTTTCGACTATCCGCATAAAAGAATTGTTTTCGAACCAAACAACAAGTACAAATCTCCCTTCAACTATAACCTGGCTGGTTTTGAAGTCTCTACGCCATTGCCGGGTATAAATATCTACTATATCTCCCATGTAGTTGCCGAGTCTCCCGCTTCCAAGTTAGGCATAAAAGTGGGGGATCAGCTTCTTTCTATAGACGGGAAAGACTGCATGGAGCTGGACATTAACCAGTTGCTGGAAGTACTCGAAAGCAGACCCGGGAAAAAGCTTAAACTGAAAATGAGAAGAGAACATATTCCATATCACCTCGACCTGGTGCTACAGGATAAGATTTAA